A window from Candidatus Eremiobacterota bacterium encodes these proteins:
- a CDS encoding alpha-2-macroglobulin family protein gives MVRRHGILWCLVLAVLLLMSSPLSAESGSTKKLWDSYIEAQKKGLPKSAIAALQEIEKTAVRENRPGEALKALCLRIVAESNIAGNKPEVKVIRLKDEIAKAPPSMKPLMQSILAQWYWHYYSRNKWRFMNRTETAGLDDKDFTTWDLPKLFKEISSIYQDLLTKGDVLKKTTLAEVKDVIDPGNVPPAIRPTLYDVVAHSALEFYMSGEQAGALPEDAFEIDASSPALESADRFLAWKPETTDTASPKYRALLIFQELLRFHRGDGSPDAFIDADLLRLHYAYNSSVGEKKDERYQAALEDITAKYPSSELASLALYHKANLLYKKGKYTAAYSAADKGRTMHPKSYGAALCLSLIETITAKSLSLTTERTVPPKIKSQVLINYANITGVTFKIVKDNWQSYLETRKNPMGREETEALLARPAVAQWTIKLKPTEDYRAKKVKVDIPALEPGFYRIFASHRSDFSKNDNMLQQAIIQVSTLGVVTQKIDDTVRGIITDSMSGEPIQGATVSLYWLKDYNAPRYEVRDTQKTDENGCYSFKAARSGNYRGIRLYAKDGKGSEYIDLSDLYPYERGADAAYTRTVFFTDRAIYRPGQTVHFKGVLINVDKQQKNYQVIPNRNVTVRFLDHNSQEISTLNLTSNDFGSVQGSFAAPADRLTGTMSLQTHDPSGSVSFRVEEYKRPKFSVEIVMPKESLRLGDKVTVSGSAMGYTGAPVDGAKVSYRVVRQVQMPYWWYFFWSRGRYGAIGESREIAHGKAATDASGKFSISFVADPDRSVPKEEEPSFVYQVYADVTDSAGETRSDDASVRIGYTTMEARMSAGNWQTEGTPVKMTVSTTTLDGVPVGAEGLVQVYRLKEPPKAVRKDMLGGGQLMSDEGEILENDSESAEAVRWPLGDVAEKGSFTTGGKEPAALNFNLKAGAYRAILSSKDRYGNAVKAELPLTVVNLKSSDFTVKVPSYYVAQSSVVDTGGTFRALWGTGYGQGRAFIEMFRNGRSLKKFWTGSSATQSLIEFPVSDDLRGGFTVVTTYVRENRYYSYRSEVIVPWSNKKLEVSIETFRSKLTPGQNETWSLRVKGPGAEKKAAELVAALYDESLDAFAPHFWQTFQSLFASNYLVMEQRFSDAAESFQAWHSSWNPRHGVPSRVYPDFLGAITENLFGYGYMNQTGAVYKRSMATCDDVAPCESAAPAPPPAAKPAAKEKGEAEEGLAAKNGRKKADGDTEAENRAGGGGKKPAVDLKDVKARKNLNETAFFFPCLLADKDGSYKITFTIPEALTKWHFMALAHGKGLESGFTENHTVTQKDLMVQPNPPRFMREGDELEFAVKVTNMTEQELKGAVALSLFDPATSQPLDEKLGITKADKEIAVPPKQSKSYYFRLSVPDNITLVAFKAVAKAGAQSDGEEGIIPVLSRRIAVTESIPLWVRGPGERKFTFEKLAKSGGSDSLINRSYTVQMTSNPAWYAVQALPFLMEFPHECSEQVFNRLYANALAQKIASSDPKIRKVFDEWRTISPEALLSNLEKNAELKGVMLMETPWVLQAKSESQAKRNVGILFEDGRMKKELSSAYDKLRNMQLSDGSWPWFPGGYPNSYITLYIVTGFGRLKHLGVQASGHDLAVRALDSLDRWIVDVYREILKQGRKDDNHLSVTIALYLYGRSFYLAEKPVPAFAKEALDYFLGQARKYWLRLDCRMGQGYLAIALKRFGDKKTSHDIMASIRERSVTDEELGMYWAEGELSWWWYRAPIEAQALMIEAFDEIMGDAKAVEECKVWLLKQKQTQDWKTTKATADAVYGLLCRGDNLLASSEIVEVDLGGVKLDPEKVEAGTGFYEKRYDGPQVKPSMGQIEVKKKDKGIAWGGAYWQYMEDMAKITPHVQNPLKLEKSVFVVKRTGSGPVIEPVKGSLEVGDLLRIRIVLRTDRDMEYVHMADQRGSGLEPVNVLSRYKYQDGLRYYESTRDTATHFYIDYLPKGTYVFEYDLRVQLRGAYQNGMATIQCMYAPEFSSHSESVKLEVK, from the coding sequence CGAAGCGCAGAAGAAGGGCCTTCCCAAGTCGGCCATCGCCGCCCTCCAGGAGATAGAAAAGACCGCCGTCAGGGAGAATAGGCCCGGCGAGGCGCTGAAGGCCCTGTGCCTCCGCATCGTGGCGGAATCCAACATCGCAGGCAACAAGCCCGAGGTGAAGGTCATCAGGCTCAAGGATGAGATTGCCAAGGCCCCCCCCTCGATGAAGCCCCTCATGCAGTCGATTCTGGCCCAGTGGTACTGGCACTATTATTCAAGGAACAAGTGGCGCTTCATGAACAGGACCGAGACGGCAGGCCTTGATGACAAGGATTTCACCACCTGGGATCTCCCCAAGCTCTTCAAGGAAATCTCATCGATATACCAGGATCTTCTCACCAAGGGCGATGTCCTCAAGAAAACCACCCTTGCCGAGGTGAAGGATGTCATCGACCCGGGAAATGTGCCGCCCGCCATCAGGCCTACGCTCTATGATGTCGTGGCCCACTCTGCCCTGGAGTTCTACATGTCCGGCGAGCAGGCAGGGGCGCTGCCCGAGGATGCCTTTGAGATAGATGCTTCGTCGCCCGCCCTGGAGAGCGCCGACAGGTTCCTGGCCTGGAAGCCCGAGACAACGGACACGGCCTCGCCGAAATACCGGGCTCTTCTCATTTTCCAGGAACTGCTGAGGTTCCACCGCGGTGACGGGAGCCCCGATGCCTTCATAGATGCCGACCTGCTGAGGCTTCACTATGCCTATAACAGCTCCGTGGGCGAGAAGAAGGATGAGCGCTACCAGGCAGCCCTTGAAGATATCACCGCGAAATATCCCTCATCTGAGCTTGCAAGTCTTGCTCTTTATCACAAGGCCAACCTGCTTTACAAGAAAGGGAAATATACCGCGGCATATTCGGCAGCCGACAAGGGAAGAACCATGCACCCCAAGTCATATGGCGCCGCCCTCTGCCTTAGCCTTATCGAAACCATCACTGCGAAGAGCCTTTCCCTTACCACTGAGCGCACTGTACCGCCGAAGATCAAGAGCCAGGTCCTTATCAATTATGCCAACATTACCGGCGTGACCTTCAAGATTGTCAAGGACAATTGGCAGAGCTACCTTGAGACCCGCAAGAACCCCATGGGCCGCGAGGAGACGGAAGCCTTGCTTGCGAGGCCTGCTGTGGCCCAGTGGACTATAAAGCTCAAGCCCACGGAAGATTACAGGGCAAAAAAGGTAAAGGTCGATATCCCTGCCCTGGAGCCCGGATTTTACAGGATCTTCGCAAGCCACAGGAGCGACTTCTCAAAGAACGACAATATGCTCCAGCAGGCCATCATCCAGGTGAGCACCCTTGGCGTCGTCACGCAGAAGATTGACGACACGGTAAGGGGCATCATTACTGACTCCATGAGCGGCGAGCCCATCCAGGGAGCCACGGTGAGCCTTTACTGGCTCAAGGACTACAACGCGCCGAGATACGAAGTGAGGGATACGCAGAAGACCGACGAGAACGGCTGTTATTCCTTCAAGGCGGCCCGGTCGGGGAATTACCGGGGCATCAGGCTTTACGCGAAGGATGGGAAAGGCTCTGAGTATATTGACCTCTCGGACCTTTATCCTTACGAGCGCGGTGCCGATGCGGCATACACGAGAACGGTCTTCTTTACCGACAGGGCTATTTACCGGCCGGGTCAGACCGTTCACTTCAAGGGCGTTCTCATCAATGTTGACAAGCAGCAGAAAAACTACCAGGTGATTCCCAACAGGAACGTGACGGTAAGGTTCCTTGATCACAACAGCCAGGAAATCTCAACCCTCAACCTCACCTCCAATGACTTCGGCTCTGTCCAGGGGAGCTTTGCGGCGCCGGCTGACAGGCTCACGGGAACCATGTCCCTCCAGACTCACGATCCTTCAGGGTCTGTCTCCTTCCGTGTCGAGGAATACAAGCGTCCCAAGTTCAGCGTTGAGATCGTGATGCCCAAGGAGAGCCTCAGGCTCGGTGACAAGGTGACGGTGAGCGGCTCGGCAATGGGTTATACGGGCGCTCCTGTTGACGGGGCGAAGGTGAGTTACCGCGTCGTGCGCCAGGTGCAGATGCCTTACTGGTGGTATTTCTTCTGGAGCAGGGGCAGGTACGGCGCCATCGGAGAGTCCAGGGAGATTGCCCACGGGAAAGCCGCCACCGACGCGAGCGGAAAGTTCAGCATATCATTCGTGGCAGACCCCGACAGAAGCGTGCCGAAAGAGGAGGAGCCCTCCTTTGTCTATCAGGTCTATGCCGATGTAACGGACAGCGCGGGGGAGACAAGAAGTGATGATGCCTCGGTGAGGATCGGCTATACGACCATGGAGGCCAGGATGAGCGCCGGCAACTGGCAGACCGAGGGAACGCCCGTGAAGATGACGGTCTCCACCACGACCCTTGACGGGGTGCCCGTGGGAGCCGAAGGCCTTGTGCAGGTATACCGCCTCAAAGAGCCGCCGAAAGCGGTGAGAAAGGACATGCTGGGCGGCGGCCAGCTCATGAGCGACGAGGGGGAGATCCTGGAAAATGACAGCGAGTCCGCGGAAGCGGTGCGCTGGCCTCTTGGCGATGTCGCCGAGAAGGGGAGCTTCACCACCGGCGGGAAAGAGCCCGCAGCTCTCAATTTCAACCTCAAGGCCGGCGCATACCGTGCCATCCTCTCCTCGAAGGACCGCTACGGGAATGCTGTGAAGGCAGAGCTTCCCCTCACGGTGGTGAACCTGAAGAGCAGCGATTTCACGGTGAAAGTGCCTTCCTACTATGTGGCGCAGTCCTCTGTTGTTGATACCGGGGGGACCTTCAGGGCCCTCTGGGGCACGGGGTACGGCCAGGGGCGTGCCTTTATCGAGATGTTCAGGAACGGCCGGAGCCTGAAAAAATTCTGGACAGGCTCTTCTGCCACGCAGAGCCTTATCGAGTTCCCCGTGAGCGACGACCTGCGCGGCGGTTTCACCGTCGTGACAACGTACGTGAGGGAGAACCGCTATTACAGCTACCGCAGCGAAGTGATAGTCCCCTGGTCCAACAAGAAGCTCGAGGTCTCCATAGAGACGTTCCGCTCGAAGCTCACGCCGGGCCAGAACGAGACCTGGTCACTCCGGGTGAAGGGCCCCGGCGCCGAGAAAAAGGCCGCAGAGCTTGTGGCCGCTCTCTACGACGAGTCCCTTGATGCCTTTGCGCCCCATTTCTGGCAGACCTTCCAGTCCCTCTTTGCCAGCAATTACCTGGTGATGGAGCAGCGCTTCTCAGACGCCGCCGAAAGCTTCCAGGCATGGCACTCCAGCTGGAATCCCCGCCATGGCGTGCCCTCGAGGGTTTACCCTGACTTCCTGGGAGCCATCACCGAAAATCTTTTCGGATATGGGTATATGAATCAAACGGGGGCTGTTTACAAGCGTTCCATGGCGACCTGCGATGACGTGGCGCCCTGCGAGAGCGCAGCGCCTGCACCGCCTCCTGCGGCGAAGCCGGCGGCAAAGGAGAAGGGCGAGGCGGAAGAAGGTCTTGCGGCAAAAAACGGCCGAAAGAAAGCCGACGGCGATACTGAAGCCGAAAACCGGGCCGGCGGGGGAGGAAAGAAGCCCGCCGTCGATCTCAAGGATGTCAAGGCCAGGAAAAATCTCAATGAGACGGCATTTTTCTTCCCCTGCCTGCTCGCCGACAAGGACGGCTCTTACAAGATAACCTTCACGATTCCCGAAGCCCTCACCAAGTGGCATTTCATGGCCCTCGCCCATGGGAAGGGCCTTGAGAGCGGCTTCACGGAAAACCATACGGTGACCCAGAAGGATCTCATGGTGCAGCCCAACCCTCCGCGCTTCATGAGAGAAGGCGACGAGCTGGAATTTGCCGTCAAAGTGACCAACATGACAGAGCAGGAGCTCAAGGGAGCCGTGGCCCTCTCCCTCTTTGATCCCGCCACATCGCAGCCTCTTGACGAGAAGCTCGGCATCACAAAGGCAGATAAAGAGATAGCCGTGCCGCCCAAACAATCCAAGAGCTATTACTTCCGGCTCTCGGTGCCGGATAACATCACTCTCGTGGCTTTCAAAGCCGTGGCCAAGGCAGGCGCCCAGAGCGACGGCGAGGAAGGCATAATACCGGTTCTTTCCCGGCGCATTGCCGTGACAGAATCCATCCCTCTCTGGGTGAGAGGGCCCGGCGAGCGGAAGTTCACCTTCGAGAAGCTTGCGAAGTCCGGCGGCTCTGACTCGCTCATCAACAGGTCCTACACGGTGCAGATGACTTCCAACCCAGCATGGTATGCCGTGCAGGCCCTCCCGTTCCTGATGGAGTTCCCCCACGAGTGCTCCGAGCAGGTCTTCAACAGGCTCTACGCCAATGCCCTTGCCCAGAAGATCGCCTCGTCAGATCCAAAAATCAGGAAGGTTTTTGACGAGTGGCGCACCATATCTCCTGAAGCCCTCCTCTCGAACCTGGAGAAGAACGCAGAGCTCAAGGGCGTCATGCTCATGGAGACGCCCTGGGTGCTTCAGGCAAAGAGCGAGTCCCAGGCAAAGCGCAACGTGGGCATCCTCTTCGAAGACGGCCGCATGAAAAAAGAGCTCTCAAGTGCCTATGACAAGCTCAGGAACATGCAGCTCTCCGACGGCTCGTGGCCATGGTTCCCCGGCGGCTATCCCAACAGCTACATCACCTTATACATCGTGACGGGCTTCGGCAGGCTCAAGCACCTGGGAGTGCAAGCCTCGGGCCATGACCTCGCCGTGAGGGCCCTCGACAGCCTTGACCGGTGGATTGTGGACGTATACCGCGAGATATTGAAACAAGGCAGAAAGGATGATAATCACCTCTCGGTGACTATTGCCCTCTATCTTTACGGACGGAGCTTCTACCTTGCCGAAAAGCCTGTTCCTGCCTTTGCGAAGGAGGCACTGGATTACTTCCTGGGGCAGGCGAGGAAATACTGGCTCCGCCTGGACTGCAGGATGGGCCAGGGGTACCTTGCCATCGCCCTCAAGCGCTTCGGCGACAAGAAGACCTCCCATGACATCATGGCATCCATCAGGGAGCGGAGCGTCACCGACGAAGAGCTCGGGATGTACTGGGCCGAAGGCGAGCTTTCATGGTGGTGGTACAGGGCGCCCATAGAGGCCCAGGCCCTCATGATAGAGGCATTTGACGAGATAATGGGCGATGCAAAGGCGGTAGAGGAGTGCAAGGTGTGGCTCCTCAAGCAGAAGCAGACGCAGGACTGGAAGACCACTAAGGCCACGGCCGACGCCGTCTACGGCCTCCTCTGCCGGGGGGACAACCTCCTCGCCTCGAGCGAGATCGTCGAGGTAGACCTCGGCGGCGTAAAGCTTGATCCTGAAAAGGTCGAGGCCGGCACAGGCTTCTACGAGAAGCGCTATGACGGCCCCCAGGTGAAGCCCTCGATGGGCCAGATAGAGGTGAAGAAAAAGGACAAGGGCATCGCATGGGGCGGCGCATACTGGCAGTATATGGAGGACATGGCAAAAATCACCCCCCATGTGCAGAACCCTCTCAAGCTCGAAAAGTCGGTCTTCGTGGTGAAGAGAACTGGCAGCGGCCCCGTCATCGAGCCGGTAAAGGGCTCCCTCGAGGTGGGCGACCTCCTGAGGATCCGTATAGTGCTCCGCACCGACCGCGACATGGAATATGTCCATATGGCTGACCAGCGCGGCAGCGGCCTTGAGCCTGTGAACGTCCTCTCGCGGTACAAATACCAGGACGGCCTCCGTTACTACGAGTCCACCAGGGACACGGCGACGCATTTCTATATTGACTACCTGCCCAAGGGCACGTATGTCTTCGAATACGACCTCAGGGTGCAGCTCAGGGGAGCTTACCAGAACGGGATGGCCACCATCCAGTGCATGTACGCCCCGGAGTTTTCAAGCCACTCGGAGAGCGTGAAGCTCGAAGTGAAGTGA